From one Luteolibacter sp. SL250 genomic stretch:
- a CDS encoding SLBB domain-containing protein, translating to MNFRKVLAVVMTAMALITPALAQSEIKVGKALQITIQGVPIEEQQKINGQYMVTDSGLINMPHLSPIRAVGMNPGSLANVIQSRYKSEGIYRNPTIQVFANMEGAGVDKQSVTVGGQVRRPGPVEYSRELTLYQAIQAAGGATEFGSLKRVVLFRNGQGRRYDVTQTQFMNIPLSPSDTIEVPQKTILGQ from the coding sequence ATGAATTTCAGAAAAGTATTGGCCGTCGTTATGACGGCGATGGCCCTGATCACACCTGCCCTCGCCCAGAGCGAAATCAAGGTCGGGAAAGCGCTTCAGATCACGATCCAGGGAGTTCCCATCGAAGAGCAGCAGAAGATCAACGGCCAGTACATGGTGACCGACTCCGGTTTGATCAACATGCCCCACCTTTCTCCGATCCGTGCGGTTGGAATGAACCCGGGCAGCTTGGCGAACGTGATCCAGTCCCGCTACAAATCGGAGGGAATCTACCGGAACCCAACCATCCAGGTCTTTGCGAACATGGAGGGTGCGGGTGTGGACAAGCAGAGTGTCACGGTGGGTGGTCAGGTCCGTCGTCCGGGGCCCGTGGAATATTCACGTGAGCTGACCCTTTACCAAGCGATCCAGGCGGCTGGCGGTGCGACGGAGTTCGGTTCCTTGAAGCGGGTGGTTCTGTTCAGGAACGGACAAGGACGCCGCTACGATGTCACCCAGACCCAGTTCATGAACATCCCTTTGTCTCCCTCGGACACGATCGAGGTGCCTCAGAAAACCATCCTCGGGCAATGA
- a CDS encoding PDZ domain-containing protein: MEGLSADKFVEREEAQKLLRQWAEKAPVKSTDVLLGRVRDEEDPEIRSRCLEALKAIVLEREYHADGFLGISMQEVEVKLPGNGGLVKAIRVTRVVEDSAAGQAGITEGTLIVGLGERMWKNGGMAMEFREQVKGTRPGTTITLQLLENGEVVRKALKVGERARHAGGFDEEDPVKANELAREEFFRRWLDKRLKQPR; this comes from the coding sequence TTGGAGGGGCTTTCGGCGGATAAGTTCGTCGAGCGGGAGGAGGCCCAGAAGCTCCTGCGGCAATGGGCGGAGAAGGCACCCGTGAAGTCCACCGATGTCTTGTTGGGACGGGTGCGCGACGAAGAGGATCCGGAGATCCGTTCCCGTTGTCTGGAAGCCCTGAAAGCCATCGTGCTGGAGCGTGAATACCATGCGGACGGTTTTCTTGGAATCAGCATGCAGGAGGTGGAGGTGAAATTGCCGGGGAATGGCGGACTGGTGAAGGCCATCCGGGTAACCAGGGTGGTCGAGGATTCCGCCGCCGGTCAGGCAGGCATCACCGAAGGCACCCTCATTGTCGGATTGGGGGAGCGGATGTGGAAAAATGGAGGGATGGCCATGGAATTCCGTGAGCAGGTGAAGGGAACCCGTCCCGGGACCACGATCACACTCCAGTTGCTGGAGAACGGTGAGGTTGTCCGCAAGGCGTTGAAAGTGGGGGAAAGGGCGCGTCACGCGGGCGGATTCGATGAGGAGGATCCGGTCAAAGCGAACGAGTTGGCGAGGGAGGAGTTTTTCCGCAGATGGCTAGACAAACGGCTGAAACAACCGCGCTAG